One region of Brachyhypopomus gauderio isolate BG-103 chromosome 9, BGAUD_0.2, whole genome shotgun sequence genomic DNA includes:
- the ndufaf4 gene encoding NADH dehydrogenase [ubiquinone] 1 alpha subcomplex assembly factor 4, whose amino-acid sequence MGARIGRLFKNFNLENRVHREISKSKPKPAPRHTLPGNTPAGSTQHSKAIHMRDDPLLARLKDVYVESRVPISQVTESKELKQAEQQVERRPLKSSLPEGLFGICDITDIPQGKLSIVEALTALNNHKHSPQTWTAEKIAKEYTLNPKDAKALTKFFIPFDVKIIPPKSEQTKQIKDS is encoded by the exons ATGGGCGCACGCATTGGCCGTCTATTCAAGAATTTTAACTTGGAAAATCGTGTTCATCGTGAAATAAGCAAATCTAAACCCAAACCTGCACCCCGACATACTCTTCCAGGAAATACGCCTGCAGGAAGCACACAAC ACAGCAAAGCCATCCACATGAGGGACGATCCACTTTTGGCTCGGCTAAAGGATGTCTATGTGGAGTCCAGAGTTCCCATATCGCAG GTTACAGAGTCTAAAGAACTCAAGCAGGCAGAGCAACAGGTGGAGCGTCGGCCATTGAAGTCCAGCTTGCCAGAAGGCCTTTTTGGAATCTGTGACATTACAGACATTCCACAAGGCAAGCTGTCCATCGTTGAAGCCCTGACTGCTCTAAACAATCACAAACACTCACCTCAAACATGGACGGCTGAAAAGATTGCCAAGGAATACACACTGAACCCGAAAGATGCCAAGGCACTCACAAAGTTCTTTATTCCCTTTGACGTAAAAATTATTCCACCCAAATCGGAGCAGACCAAACAGATAAAGGACTCTTAG
- the gpr63 gene encoding putative G-protein coupled receptor 63 → MLFIARQRAALPSPPTTTSQSDTPRAMENSTSWYNSSESLRTLWVTVPPAGRVQDGVQDGMQGLSLPLQVFFGLAMACMLLVAFLGNVVVCVMVYRRAAMRSAINILLASLAFADMMLALLNMPFALITTVTMRWVFGDVFCRVSAMFFWLFLLESVAILLIISVDRFLIIVQRQDRLSPRRAKVLIALSWTLCFCMVFPLSVGYPALPMPPRAPQCVFGYTAERSSSAYVLLVMLLFFFLPFLVMVYTSVGILSTLRHNTLRIGTRSDSVGLGQMGKLGLSSLSRPFHINIDMSFKTRAFATILILFCVVTVCWMPFATYSLLATFSSSFYGSQSFFEISTWLVWLCYLKPALTPLIYFWRIKKFRDACLGLVPKHCKLLPQLSGHARRRIRPSTVYACGEHRSVV, encoded by the coding sequence ATGCTATTTATTGCTAGGCAACGCGCTGCACTGCCCAGTCCGCCTACGACCACCAGCCAATCAGACACGCCGCGGGCCATGGAGAACTCCACCTCCTGGTACAACAGCTCGGAATCGCTCAGGACGCTATGGGTGACGGTGCCCCCTGCGGGACGGGTGCAGGATGGTGTGCAGGACGGCATGCAGGGACTGAGTCTCCCCCTGCAGGTGTTCTTCGGCCTGGCCATGGCCTGCATGCTGCTGGTGGCCTTCCTGGGGAACGTGGTGGTGTGCGTCATGGTGTACCGTCGAGCGGCCATGCGCTCGGCCATCAACATTCTGCTGGCCAGTCTGGCCTTCGCGGACATGATGCTGGCGCTGCTCAACATGCCCTTTGCCCTGATCACCACGGTCACCATGCGCTGGGTCTTCGGGGACGTGTTCTGTCGAGTGTCGGCCATGTTCTTCTGGCTCTTCCTCCTGGAGAGCGTGGCCATCCTGCTGATCATCAGCGTGGACCGTTTCTTGATCATCGTGCAGCGGCAGGACCGGCTTAGTCCTCGCAGGGCCAAGGTTCTGATCGCTCTGTCTTGGACTCTTTGTTTCTGCATGGTCTTCCCGCTGTCGGTGGGCTACCCGGCCCTGCCGATGCCACCGCGTGCCCCCCAGTGTGTGTTTGGCTACACTGCGGAGCGCAGCTCCAGCGCCTACGTGTTGCTGGTCATGTtgctcttcttcttcctcccgtTCTTGGTGATGGTCTACACGTCCGTGGGCATCCTCAGCACCCTCAGACACAACACGCTGCGGATCGGCACCCGCTCCGACTCCGTCGGCCTGGGCCAGATGGGCAAGCTTGGCCTCAGCAGCCTGAGCCGGCCCTTTCACATCAACATCGACATGAGCTTCAAGACGCGTGCCTTCGCCACCATCCTCATCCTGTTCTGTGTCGTCACCGTGTGCTGGATGCCGTTCGCCACCTACAGTCTGCTGGCTACGTTCAGCAGCTCCTTCTACGGCAGTCAGAGCTTCTTTGAGATCAGCACGTGGTTGGTGTGGTTGTGCTACCTCAAACCGGCCCTCACGCCGCTCATCTACTTCTGGCGTATCAAGAAGTTCCGCGACGCCTGCCTCGGACTCGTGCCAAAGCACTGCAAGCTCCTCCCCCAGCTGTCCGGCCACGCCAGGAGGCGGATCCGGCCCAGCACGGTGTATGCGTGTGGAGAGCACCGCTCTGTGGTTTAG